From the Garra rufa chromosome 17, GarRuf1.0, whole genome shotgun sequence genome, one window contains:
- the dazl gene encoding deleted in azoospermia-like, giving the protein MYQGVQLPLCLICGLYSQDIQKHRQGFPSSLKLSNGYILPEGKMTPNTLFVGGIDMKVDENEIREFFAKYGSVKEVKIITYRGGICKGYGFVYFSEDVDIQTIVDQPISFKGKKLKLGPAIMKERNSRSMSSPMIGPSQWISPTPYMYCSCCPPGLAPPSPVFNGGNQYMQPYSPYSSPPGFIVPQVPMNYAQTTYAYQYPLPQWCGEQRTRLVNQNYVDCGVQTLLTLL; this is encoded by the exons ATGTATCAGGGCGTTCAGTTACCCCTGTGCCTCATATGTGGCTTATATTCACAG GATATCCAGAAGCACCGTCAGGGCTTTCCATCTTCTCTGAAGTTGTCTAACGGTTATATTTTACCTGAGGGCAAGATGACGCCCAACACACTGTTCGTCGGCGGGATTGACATGAAG GTGGACGAGAACGAgatcagagagttctttgccaagTACGGGTCTGTGAAAGAAGTGAAAATCATCACTTATCGAGGAGGAATATGCAAAGG GTATGGTTTCGTTTATTTCAGCGAGGACGTTGATATCCAGACTATCGTTGAT CAGCCGATCAGTTTTAAAGGGAAAAAACTCAAACTGGGACCTGCCATCATGAAAGAGAGAAATTCTC GTTCAATGTCGTCTCCAATGATTGGTCCATCACAGTGGATAAGCCCCACTCCATATATGTACTGCAGCTGCTGTCCCCCAGGCTTGGCCCCACCCTCACCTGTCTTCAATGGAGGGAATCAGTACATGCAG CCTTATTCGCCTTACTCCAGTCCTCCAGGATTTATTGTCCCACAGGTGCCCATGAACTATGCACAGACCACGTATGCCTACCAG TATCCCCTGCCACAGTGGTGTGGAGAACAGAGGACGAGGCTTGTCAATCAG AACTATGTGGATTGTGGAGTCCAGACTTTGCTAACCCTCCTGTAG
- the tbc1d5 gene encoding TBC1 domain family member 5: MQHPNFETRHPLQQDEQETGYDPLQNYNKNRDRGSLDSAVESTFQSYRKEWDDLFQNSNYLARIRQAGINGRLRSSRFRSVCWKLYLEALPEDKAQWISRTKELRAQYEKIKETHITNPRKAAGQQDLVVNNPLSQDEGSLWNKFFQDKELRSMIKQDVLRTFPEMLYFQEEDVRTKLTDILFCYARENEQLLYKQGMHELLAPIVFVLHCDHQAFQHASETANPSDEMKVLLDPKFHEHDAYAMFSLLMETAEPWFSSFEREVRKGKEEMLTSIPFARPQDSGPSVAIVTKVNRIQDQLVKKHDIELYMHLNRLEIAPQIYGIRWVRLLFGREFPLQDLLVVWDALFADSITLDLVDYVFVAMLLYIRDALIASNFQTCLGLLMHYPPIGDIHSLLLKALFLRDPKNNPRPVNYQFQQNLDYYKTRGADLVNKTRTDVGSCGASQISLPAQIHSDTPGHTSSTVSSSPSTESLSGGRDHAMSSPPLPVSRGLDSSSSSPPPSATKKDSFFNISRSRSHSKTINKKDADELEAQVSFLQGQINDLEAMSKYCAKMMNMHIGKIQDVILQEHLEKEDEVLVSLAGLKQIKDILKGALRFNQSLLESEDNEEITIADDHYCSSQYSTLKDQSDPEHLSEDTAGSTIIQQNTPQPSDHLEGEMEAEKEEEEQEQEEEEKVLTTENIATVPEPQATEGRNWDDYILVLQDDEPSENEEQSVTTTAPLFKHVRGLNKVDFQDPLMGTTSGSSSPDDGSTHSKDSDFTIVNPTDL, translated from the exons ATGCAGCACCCAAACTTCGAAACACGACACCCGCTGCAGCAGGACGAGCAGGAGACGGGTTACGACCCCCTACAGAACTACAACAAGAACAGAGACC GAGGATCATTGGATAGTGCTGTTGAGTCCACGTTTCAATCATACAG AAAGGAGTGGGATGATTTGTTCCAGAACAGTAACTACCTGGCGCGGATCAGGCAGGCTGGTATTAACGGCCGATTACGGAGCAGCCGATTCCGCAGCGTATGCTGGAAG CTTTATCTGGAAGCCCTGCCAGAAGATAAGGCTCAATGGATCAGTCGAACCAAGGAGCTCAGAGCACAATATGAGAAAATCAAAGAGACG CATATTACAAACCCTCGCAAAGCTGCCGGCCAACAGGACCTGGTGGTGAACAACCCACTGTCACAGGATGAGGGG AGTCTATGGAATAAGTTCTTTCAGGATAAAGAGCTCAGGAGCATGATCAAACAAGATGTTTTACGAAC GTTTCCAGAGATGCTGTACTTCCAGGAAGAGGATGTCAGAACAAAGCTGACTGATATTCTCTTCTGCTATGCACGAGAGAACGAACAGCTACTGTATAAGCAG GGCATGCATGAGTTACTGGCTCCTATAGTGTTTGTTCTCCACTGTGATCACCAGGCGTTTCAACATGCCAGTGAGACGGCCAATCCCAG TGATGAGATGAAAGTCCTTCTGGATCCTAAATTCCATGAGCATGATGCTTA TGCCATGTTTTCTCTGCTCATGGAGACAGCAGAACCCTGGTTCAGCAGTTTTGAGCGGGAGGTCAGAAAG GGCAAAGAAGAGATGTTAACCAGCATCCCCTTTGCAAGACCACAGGACTCGGGCCCTTCTGTTGCCATTGTGACTAAAGTCAACCGAATTCAGGACCAGCTAGTAAAGAAACACGACATTGAACTGTACATGCACCTCAACAGACTAGAAATAGCTCCCCAGATTTATGGCAT TCGCTGGGTTCGACTGCTATTTGGTCGGGAGTTTCCCCTGCAGGATCTGTTGGTGGTCTGGGATGCTCTTTTTGCAGACAGCATTACATTGGACCTGGTGGATTACGTGTTTGTTGCTATGCTTCTGTACATCAGAGATGCAT TGATCGCTAGTAATTTCCAGACGTGTCTCGGGCTCCTGATGCACTATCCTCCTATTGGAGATATCCACTCTCTGCTGCTGAAAGCCCTCTTCCTCAGAGACCCTAAG AATAATCCACGGCCAGTAAACTACCAGTTCCAGCAAAACCTTGATTACTACAAAACCCGTGGGGCCGACTTGGTCAACAAGACTCG CACAG ACGTAGGTTCATGTGGAGCTTCTCAGATATCTCTCCCTGCCCAGATTCACTCTGATACCCCAG GCCACACCTCCAGTACGGTTAGCTCCTCCCCCAGCACTGAGAGTTTGTCTGGTGGGCGGGACCATGCGATGTCTTCCCCTCCTCTCCCGGTGTCCAGGGGCCTAGACTCCAGCTCATCGTCTCCTCCCCCATCTGCCACAAAGAAAGACTCCTTCTTTAATATTAGCCGCTCACGGTCTCACAGTAAAACTATAAACAAGAAGGATGCG GACGAGCTGGAAGCACAGGTGTCGTTTTTACAGGGTCAGATTAATGACCTAGAGGCCATGAGTAAATATTGTGCCAAGATGATGAACATGCACATAG GCAAAATTCAAGATGTGATACTGCAGGAGCATCTGGAGAAGGAAGATGAGGTTTTGGTGTCACTTGCTGGACTAAAACAG ATTAAAGACATCCTGAAGGGGGCTCTCCGATTCAACCAGAGCCTGCTGGAGTCAGAGGACAATGAGGAGATCACCATAGCAGACGATCATTACTGCTCTAGCCAGTATAGCACGCTAAAGGACCAGAGTGATCCAGAGCATTTGTCTGAAGACACAGCTGGCTCTACTATTATACAACAAAATACTCCACAGCCCAGCGACCACCTGGAAGGAGAAATGGAAGCTGAAAAAGAAGAGGAGGAGCAGGAGCAAGAGGAAGAGGAGAAAGTTTTGACCACTGAGAATATCGCCACAGTACCAGAGCCACAG gCCACTGAAGGGAGAAACTGGGATGACTACATTTTGGTCTTGCAGGACGACGAGCCATCTGAGAATGAGGAGCAAAGCGTAACCACCACGGCTCCACTCTTTAAGCACGTACGAGGCCTAAACAAGGTGGATTTTCAAGACCCTCTGATGGGGACCACATCTGGGTCCTCCAGTCCGGATGACGGCAGCACTCACAGCAAGGACTCTGATTTCACTATTGTTAATCCTACTGACCTTTGA